The Salvelinus namaycush isolate Seneca chromosome 16, SaNama_1.0, whole genome shotgun sequence genome has a segment encoding these proteins:
- the pnck gene encoding LOW QUALITY PROTEIN: calcium/calmodulin-dependent protein kinase type 1 (The sequence of the model RefSeq protein was modified relative to this genomic sequence to represent the inferred CDS: inserted 6 bases in 3 codons; deleted 1 base in 1 codon; substituted 3 bases at 3 genomic stop codons), giving the protein MALVKEFRKKEQDITTVSDLRAKLGEGSISEVRVAQHCRTLRLVAVKCIRKRVLKGKEGMLENEIAALRRINHPNMVAMEETFETSSKLSLMTLLFTGGKFLDRILERGSYTXRDTSPVLLQVLETVQXLHQLGIVHRDQNPENLLYQTSSIDSKIVSDFGLSKLEEQXVLTTACGPPAYVAPXLLQQKFYDKEVDLWALGEITYIILCGYPLFYYHNDSHMYMLIIKAEYEFDSNSAIDFIPRMLXKEPEMRYNCEQALKHPWISGGAALDNSIHGSVSEHIQKNFAKSKWKRAFNXLSKKNVAVEEEAKIQTKATLQGEGRMA; this is encoded by the exons ATGGCTCTGGTGAAGGAATTCAGGAAGAAAGAACAGGACATCACAACAGTGTCTGATCTGAGAGCGAAGCTGGGAGA GGGATCCATTTCTGAGGTGCGGGTGGCTCAGCACTGCCGTACACTGAGACTTGTAGCTGTCAAGTGTATCCGCAAGAGGGTGCTAAAA GGAAAAGAGGGCATGTTGGAGAATGAGATTGCAGCGCTCCGTAG AATCAACCATCCCAACATGGTGGCAATGGAGGAGACCTTTGAGACATCGTCAAAACTTTCTCTTATGACTCTGC TGTTTACAGGAGGCAAATTTCTGGACCGTATTCTGGAGAGGGGGAGCTACAC GAGAGATACCAGCCCTGTCCTACTGCAGGTTCTGGAAACAGTCCAATAACTCCACCAGCTGGGTATCGTTCACAGGGACCAGAAT CCTGAAAACTTACTATATCAGACTTCGTCTATAGATTCCAAGATTGTCAGTGACTTTGGCCTGTCCAAGTTGGAAGAGCA TGTGCTCACCACAGCATGTGGACCCCCTGCTTATGTGG CCCCATAGCTTCTGCAGCAGAAATTTTATGACAAAGAGGTGGACCTATGGGCTCTGGGGGAGatcacctaca TTAT ACTCTGTGGCTACCCTCTGTTTTATTACCACAATGACTCACATATGTACATGTTGATCATAAAGGCTGAATATGAGTTTGACTCTAACTCAG CAATAGATTTCATTCCACGCATGTTGTAGAAAGAACCCGAGATGAGGTACAATTGTGAGCAGGCCTTGAAGCATCCTTG GATCTCGGGAGGAGCCGCTCTGGATAATAGCATACATGGGTCCGTCAGTGAGCACATTCAGAAGAACTTTGCTAAGAGCAAGTGGAAG AGGGCATTCAA GCTCAGTAAGAAGAATGTAGCAGTAGAGGAGGAGGCTAAGATACAGACCAAGGCCACACTGCAAGGTGAGGGACGAATGGCATGA